In Deferribacteraceae bacterium V6Fe1, one genomic interval encodes:
- a CDS encoding sulfite exporter TauE/SafE family protein, which produces MGELLGFFSLGFFGGFGHCIFMCNPFVIYVASKFAPNSPGYVRFFLPQIKYNLGRIITYGCLGLIFGSVSSAGELFGNIIHFQKILAIFAGIFLIAYATFDILGLKIVSMLENNVVTKKISKMISLFKFNSPFLTGLILGFLPCGLLYGALIGVTSLNNPLKSMFSMVLFGVGTSASLLLVSVFGNIVLKYRTLFRVISFLIMVTLGIFFIVSGIRF; this is translated from the coding sequence ATGGGTGAATTATTGGGCTTTTTCTCATTGGGTTTTTTTGGCGGGTTTGGGCATTGTATATTTATGTGTAACCCCTTTGTAATATATGTCGCAAGCAAGTTCGCACCAAACTCTCCCGGATATGTAAGATTTTTTCTTCCCCAAATAAAGTACAATCTTGGAAGAATTATAACTTACGGCTGTTTAGGGTTAATTTTTGGAAGTGTAAGCAGTGCGGGCGAGCTTTTCGGAAATATTATACATTTTCAAAAAATACTTGCCATCTTTGCGGGGATATTTCTCATAGCGTATGCGACTTTTGATATTTTGGGGCTAAAAATCGTTTCTATGTTGGAAAATAATGTTGTCACAAAAAAAATAAGCAAAATGATTTCATTGTTCAAGTTTAATTCACCTTTTCTTACCGGACTCATTTTGGGTTTTCTCCCTTGTGGGCTATTATATGGAGCATTAATCGGGGTCACCTCATTGAATAATCCGTTAAAATCTATGTTTTCTATGGTACTTTTTGGGGTAGGCACATCTGCTTCACTACTCTTGGTTTCGGTATTCGGGAATATAGTTTTAAAATACAGAACGCTATTTAGAGTGATAAGTTTTTTAATAATGGTAACACTTGGGATATTTTTTATTGTCAGCGGGATAAGGTTTTGA
- a CDS encoding transposase → MMTELLKKVKGKIRVMVHNFEGKVSLPYGKFILELVSGVLITGNCNITEISRSLNEKIKLKNTMKRLFNHLEGKTNLLELANDYLLSQASTKVDDSTIIALDDGDISHLFANNFEQSCKVRDGSTGKYLEGYYLNQISLFDDKSNQTYPAYLGMYSTESKDFKSANTEGLKSVESFVTNVGKKGLWVMDRGYDNGAYLGYFLKECLSFIVRMKTNRHLIYKGKSVNIEELNKSINRRYKNGKHFRYGYLKCFIEIKSKLYPVTLISHKGEFNKESHIFLTNGHLSKSEEIKRRIRGYYRRWGVEESYRFEKQGFGIEKSIIRNFNSIRSMLGAVMLAWSVLVDINEDEILREEVVLASKPEKKKRPQFIYYTLLRGVRNIFAGVKTLYLHRRRKKNKLKQLTIEDFLFPKSSLCHIV, encoded by the coding sequence ATTATGACTGAATTATTAAAAAAAGTGAAGGGAAAAATTAGAGTAATGGTCCATAACTTTGAAGGTAAGGTAAGTCTACCATATGGTAAATTCATTCTGGAACTAGTATCAGGGGTATTAATAACAGGAAATTGTAACATTACTGAAATATCAAGAAGCCTGAATGAGAAAATAAAACTTAAAAACACTATGAAACGTTTGTTTAATCATCTTGAGGGTAAGACTAATTTACTTGAATTAGCTAATGATTATTTATTATCACAAGCATCTACTAAAGTAGATGATAGTACAATAATAGCCCTTGATGATGGAGATATAAGCCATTTATTTGCTAATAATTTTGAGCAGTCCTGTAAAGTGAGAGATGGTAGCACAGGTAAATATCTCGAGGGTTATTATTTGAATCAGATAAGTTTATTTGATGACAAAAGTAATCAAACTTATCCTGCTTATCTTGGGATGTACAGCACAGAGAGTAAAGATTTTAAGAGTGCTAATACAGAAGGCTTAAAAAGTGTAGAAAGTTTTGTAACTAATGTTGGTAAAAAAGGCTTATGGGTAATGGATAGGGGCTATGATAATGGAGCTTATCTTGGCTATTTCCTAAAAGAATGTTTAAGTTTTATTGTGAGAATGAAGACCAACCGTCATTTAATTTATAAAGGGAAAAGCGTAAATATTGAAGAGTTAAATAAATCTATAAATAGAAGATATAAAAACGGAAAACATTTTAGATATGGATATTTGAAATGCTTTATAGAAATTAAATCAAAATTATATCCTGTCACCCTAATATCACATAAAGGAGAATTTAATAAAGAATCCCATATATTTTTAACCAATGGACATTTAAGTAAATCAGAAGAAATTAAGAGGAGAATACGTGGCTATTATAGACGTTGGGGAGTAGAAGAAAGTTATAGATTTGAAAAGCAAGGCTTTGGCATAGAGAAATCAATAATAAGAAATTTTAATTCAATAAGGTCAATGCTTGGTGCAGTAATGCTTGCTTGGTCTGTACTGGTTGATATTAATGAAGATGAAATATTACGAGAAGAAGTAGTTCTTGCCTCAAAACCCGAAAAGAAGAAACGACCTCAGTTTATTTATTATACACTTTTAAGGGGTGTAAGAAATATTTTTGCTGGAGTTAAGACATTATATCTTCACAGGCGACGAAAGAAAAATAAACTAAAACAACTGACAATAGAAGATTTCTTGTTCCCAAAAAGTTCACTATGCCATATAGTATGA
- a CDS encoding twin-arginine translocase TatA/TatE family subunit — protein sequence MFGLGMSEIILILALALIVIGPNKLPEVAKALGKGYAEFKKVLNDFKDAVNIEDETPPKNTYSSKTHDELKEIHTEKFDKQDESVTKEDKREDA from the coding sequence ATGTTTGGACTAGGGATGTCTGAAATAATTTTGATACTTGCACTCGCTTTGATTGTAATTGGTCCCAATAAGCTGCCAGAAGTGGCAAAGGCTCTTGGGAAAGGGTATGCGGAATTTAAAAAAGTGTTAAACGACTTTAAGGATGCTGTTAATATTGAAGATGAAACTCCACCCAAAAATACCTACTCATCCAAAACTCATGATGAACTAAAAGAGATACATACCGAAAAATTTGACAAGCAAGATGAATCCGTTACGAAAGAAGATAAAAGGGAAGACGCATGA
- the tatC gene encoding twin-arginine translocase subunit TatC: MKKEMDEKLPLTKHLEELRQRLIKIFIVLIVVFGICYSNSKFFMDFVTAPLVPLLPAKSSLAMLKLTEGFFTELKLSLMAAVFFSMPFILYQLWKFVAPGLYAHEKKYVVSFVLVSSILFFSGAAFAYYIVFPFGFRFFLNYAQGDVIASLSLQWYLSFVTRLILGFGIIFELPVFTLFLAKMGIVTADMMKKYRRYAIVGIFIVAAIFTPPDVFTQCMMAVPLLILYEISIYVAKIFGKKKLKDEDIYE; the protein is encoded by the coding sequence ATGAAAAAAGAGATGGATGAAAAACTCCCTTTAACCAAACATCTTGAAGAGCTTAGACAGAGGCTAATAAAAATATTCATAGTCTTAATCGTTGTCTTTGGTATATGCTATTCCAATAGTAAATTTTTTATGGACTTTGTAACTGCTCCATTGGTGCCGCTGCTACCAGCGAAATCTTCTTTGGCCATGTTAAAGCTTACCGAAGGATTTTTTACCGAATTAAAGCTATCTCTTATGGCTGCAGTTTTTTTCTCCATGCCTTTTATCTTGTATCAATTATGGAAGTTTGTGGCACCTGGTCTTTATGCCCATGAGAAAAAATATGTAGTATCATTCGTGCTCGTATCTTCAATACTATTTTTTTCCGGTGCGGCATTTGCTTATTACATAGTATTCCCTTTCGGATTTAGATTCTTTTTAAACTACGCACAAGGGGACGTAATTGCGAGCCTGTCATTGCAATGGTATTTATCTTTTGTTACAAGGCTAATACTTGGGTTTGGAATCATATTTGAGTTGCCGGTATTCACATTATTTTTGGCAAAAATGGGGATTGTCACCGCAGATATGATGAAAAAGTATAGAAGATATGCCATTGTTGGTATTTTTATAGTAGCCGCCATTTTTACTCCACCGGATGTATTTACACAATGTATGATGGCTGTCCCACTTTTGATATTATATGAAATAAGCATTTATGTAGCAAAAATATTCGGAAAGAAAAAATTAAAAGACGAAGATATTTATGAATGA